From Camelina sativa cultivar DH55 chromosome 20, Cs, whole genome shotgun sequence, the proteins below share one genomic window:
- the LOC104771074 gene encoding uncharacterized protein LOC104771074 isoform X2, which translates to MSLFLMFAILFGFYSEAYGKGSLDIDMKLKALNKPALKTIKSEDGDIIDCIDIYKQHAFNHPALRNHKIQMKPSVEFGAMKTTIPNNGSDGQITSQIWSKSGNCPTGTIPVRRVSREDIRRASSPSRFGKKPPHRYSFLDNALQQKGNFNITAENINLPRPKFISEAVLIALGYNYLGAQSDINVWNPPRVQASDYSSSQIWLLGGLSDAFESIEAGWAVNPSVFGDSRTRLFIYWTIDGYNQTGCFNLLCSGFVQTTTMFALGAAIEPVSTPSQTQYFFTASMFLDTNNGNWWLICANNVIGYWPGSLFSYLKHSATAVQWGGEVHSPNVRKNPHTITSMGSGQWASSLWAEASCHTNIRIKDYSLQIKYPEYLSEYADEYNCYSTNLNRRTYKSEPYFYFGGPGQNPRCP; encoded by the exons AGTGAAGATGGAGATATAATAGATTGTATCGATATCTATAAACAACATGCCTTTAATCATCCCGCTTTACGAAACCACAAGATTCAg ATGAAACCGAGCGTGGAGTTTGGTGCAATGAAGACTACTATTCCAAACAACGGTTCTGATGGACAAATAACGTCACAGATTTGGTCCAAATCTGGAAACTGTCCTACTGGGACAATACCGGTTCGTAGAGTTAGTAGAGAAGACATAAGAAGAGCCTCTTCACCGTCTCGTTTTGGGAAAAAACCTCCTCATAGATACAGTTTTCTCGACAATGCACTTCAGCAAAAGGGCAATTTCAATATAACTGCTGAAAATATAAACCTTCCCCGCCCAAAGTTTATATCG GAGGCAGTCCTTATCGCCCTAGGGTACAATTATCTTGGCGCTCAATCCGATATAAATGTGTGGAATCCTCCGAGGGTTCAGGCCAGCGATTACAGCTCTTCTCAGATATGGCTACTTGGTGGACTCTCAGATGCGTTTGAAAGCATAGAAGCTGGTTGGGCG GTGAATCCAAGTGTTTTTGGAGACTCCCGCACACGTCTCTTCATCTATTGGACT ATAGATGGATATAATCAAACAGGGTGCTTCAACCTCTTATGCTCGGGTTTTGTTCAAACAACTACTATGTTTGCTTTAGGTGCAGCAATAGAACCTGTTTCGACTCCCTCGCAAACACAATATTTCTTCACTGCCAGCATGTTCTTG GATACAAACAACGGAAATTGGTGGTTGATTTGTGCAAACAACGTGATAGGTTATTGGCCCGGGTCACTCTTTAGTTACCTCAAACATAGCGCAACCGCTGTGCAGTGGGGTGGAGAAGTCCATAGTCCTAACGTGCGGAAGAATCCGCACACAATAACTTCAATGGGGAGTGGACAATGGGCATCTTCCTTGTGGGCCGAAGCTAGTTGCCACACAAACATCAGGATCAAGGACTATTCTTTGCAGATAAAATACCCCGAGTATCTATCCGAGTATGCTGATGAGTACAACTGTTATTCTACAAATCTGAATCGGAGAACGTATAAGTCAGAGCCCTACTTTTACTTTGGAGGACCTGGCCAGAATCCTCGTTGTCCTTAA